Proteins encoded within one genomic window of Companilactobacillus zhachilii:
- a CDS encoding EbsA family protein yields MSKKHFVQPTGAWGIIMWSIALSLACLGIILQLEIMAFSVIPFLIWIIDGVYVFYIIANSWVSITTDQVIIKEPYYKTRTFKHTDVKIRANNKWTMEFDFKNRDFFPFRITSTKGILNIIKKEAGESNVISK; encoded by the coding sequence ATGTCAAAGAAACATTTTGTTCAACCAACTGGCGCATGGGGAATTATTATGTGGTCAATTGCATTGAGTCTTGCATGTTTGGGAATCATTTTGCAGTTAGAGATCATGGCGTTCAGTGTTATTCCGTTTTTAATTTGGATCATTGATGGAGTATACGTCTTTTATATTATCGCTAACTCTTGGGTTAGCATAACAACAGACCAAGTAATCATCAAGGAACCATACTATAAGACTCGGACATTTAAACATACCGATGTTAAGATTAGGGCGAATAATAAATGGACTATGGAATTCGATTTTAAGAATCGTGATTTCTTTCCATTTAGGATTACTTCTACTAAGGGAATTTTAAATATAATTAAAAAAGAAGCAGGTGAAAGCAATGTCATTTCCAAGTGA
- a CDS encoding reverse transcriptase-like protein: protein MIKLYTDAGLNTNLNLGVVAFVIRCNEKTYKEALHQDNTDNHYLEFLALKIALQKIINEHWNNEIILIHSDSQIVIDSLDKNYSKHYQPILDDILNELDKFPGYFAKHIADKDNGAAHALVHQKMLNIRKHGDK from the coding sequence ATGATTAAATTGTACACCGACGCTGGATTAAATACTAATCTAAATCTTGGTGTAGTAGCCTTCGTTATAAGGTGTAATGAAAAAACTTATAAAGAGGCACTACATCAGGATAACACCGATAACCATTACTTGGAATTTTTGGCATTAAAAATTGCCCTCCAAAAGATTATAAACGAACATTGGAATAATGAGATAATTTTAATTCATTCTGATAGCCAAATTGTGATAGACAGTTTGGATAAAAATTATTCGAAACACTATCAACCGATATTAGATGACATTTTAAATGAGCTGGATAAATTTCCAGGATACTTTGCCAAACATATTGCGGATAAAGACAATGGTGCGGCACACGCACTGGTTCATCAAAAAATGTTAAATATTCGAAAACATGGTGATAAATAG
- a CDS encoding lipoate--protein ligase — protein sequence MYYVVMKDRDIRDNLATEQYLMNNVKFDEPLVLFYIEKPCIIVGRNQNTIEEINSDYIKDNNITVTRRISGGGAVYQDLGNLCFSFVVDSDDKNFGDFKSFTQPIIDALHQMGATTAEVSGRNDLLVDGKKFSGNAMYSRNGKTFSHGTLSLDVDLDVLTKALHVQKDKIASKGIKSIRSRVTNLRPYLAPEYQNLTTEQFRDRLLLELFHANSLDEIKDHEYIVSADQQKEIDKIKEQYYYNWDWVYGKSPAFTAKQRKHFDMGTVDVRYNIVGGKVENVEIYGDFFGMKDVNDIKKKLVNIKFDRDEILKVLNEFNLDDYFKGIPEEELGKLFTP from the coding sequence ATGTACTATGTTGTGATGAAAGACCGCGATATTCGTGATAACCTGGCTACTGAACAATATTTGATGAACAATGTGAAATTCGATGAACCATTGGTACTTTTTTACATTGAAAAACCATGTATCATTGTGGGGCGGAATCAAAATACTATTGAAGAAATCAATAGCGACTATATCAAGGACAATAATATTACTGTAACACGTCGTATTTCTGGTGGTGGTGCTGTTTATCAAGACCTTGGTAATCTTTGCTTTAGTTTTGTGGTCGATTCCGATGATAAGAACTTTGGTGATTTCAAATCATTTACACAACCAATTATCGATGCATTGCACCAAATGGGTGCTACTACAGCCGAAGTTTCTGGTCGAAATGATTTACTAGTTGATGGCAAGAAGTTCTCTGGTAATGCAATGTACTCAAGAAATGGTAAGACATTCTCACATGGAACATTATCACTTGACGTTGATCTAGACGTCCTAACTAAGGCCTTACATGTCCAAAAGGATAAAATTGCATCTAAGGGTATTAAGTCAATTCGTAGTCGTGTAACTAATTTACGTCCCTACTTGGCTCCAGAGTACCAAAATCTAACAACTGAGCAATTCCGTGACCGTTTGTTATTGGAGTTATTCCATGCCAATAGTTTGGATGAAATCAAAGATCATGAATACATTGTTTCAGCAGATCAACAAAAAGAAATTGATAAAATTAAAGAACAATATTATTACAACTGGGATTGGGTCTACGGTAAATCCCCTGCCTTTACTGCCAAACAAAGAAAACATTTTGATATGGGTACAGTTGATGTCCGTTACAATATTGTTGGCGGAAAAGTTGAAAATGTTGAAATTTATGGTGACTTCTTCGGTATGAAGGATGTTAACGACATTAAGAAAAAATTAGTAAATATTAAATTTGATCGTGATGAAATTTTGAAGGTTCTTAACGAATTCAATTTAGATGATTACTTCAAGGGTATCCCTGAAGAAGAATTAGGTAAGCTATTTACTCCTTAA